In Gopherus flavomarginatus isolate rGopFla2 chromosome 5, rGopFla2.mat.asm, whole genome shotgun sequence, one DNA window encodes the following:
- the LOC127052154 gene encoding uncharacterized protein LOC127052154 — protein MDEDSAEGEDDEEEELAETTQHSILPNSQELFVTQTDLPSLSSQATSPDSEAMEGISAANFSSLPTPSRRLAQIRRRKKRTRDEMFTEIMAVIRKERTHLGEWNDVVAKYRKDASEREDRRDQREDRRDARDERWRQEDQRCRQEDQRWRDATLELLRDQTDILRRLVDLQEEQRGHRVPLQPMFNHPQYSPCSISSTPRRVRTRGGRLSAPAHSHPRGQSNQKAVITLKCP, from the exons atggatgaggattcagcggaaggggaagatgacgaggaggaagagcttgcagagaccacacagcactccattctccccaacagtcaggagctttttgtgacccagacggattTACCGTCCCtgtcctcccaagccactagcccagacagcgaagccatggaagggatctctg ctgcaaatttttcaagcctccctactccatcccgaaggctagctcagataaggcggaggaagaagaggacacgagatgaaatgttcacagaaatcatggcagtaatcCGCAAAGAAAGaactcatctgggggagtggaatgacgtggtagcaaagtacaggaaagatgccagtgaacgtgaggacaggagggaccaacgtgaggataggagagatgctcgagatgagaggtggcggcaggaagatcagaggtgtaggcaggaagatcaacggtggcgggatgcaacgctggagctgctgcgtgatcaaactgacatcctccgacgtctggtggatcttcaggaagagcagcggggtcacagagtgccgctccagcccatgtttaaccaccctcagtactcaccatgttccatatcttccacacccagacgtgtaagaacacgtgggggaaggctttctgcacccgcccactcccacccccgtggacagtccaaccaaaaggctgtgaTCACactgaaatgtccttaa